A genomic region of Lytechinus pictus isolate F3 Inbred chromosome 2, Lp3.0, whole genome shotgun sequence contains the following coding sequences:
- the LOC129254397 gene encoding uncharacterized protein LOC129254397, whose product MASKNLIMRKSLEKDRGGLPRSGRGPVEQKCPVFPVHYLGKMPARGEYGREYISEPVEALMKLKDRQKSPKKSALQISEKGFHFLDLNGAFGKEKHVLIPIHHICYGVADEQHPKVFAIITRTDSNPENSLFECHAFHCERKKEASEITYWLLRTFLEVFEDLQKRRRMRQERKMLRQQSAMSGPSFDLSPPTSPTESLTAAELTMYSVILDGSKTKGAAVRLARSHGQNRPVSFPPGQSALDPTAVPPQAHGGHPSPREVYNGSGPGMVYAPPPGPRMMAENKVDVQGRPIQPPISRHYDPRASIPTAEMAQYPQRAPKPTNTPGDAHQHPDAFKKQNGARYYKNPALPRSRSSTGNTSSTDESNSTLFSDSFSGVSRDESDFIFIEMLQEEFGGLDLSPTGGKPGISGRTNSKKTKNGPPDQKLRSEDIEKRVRDWLEYEEGDVAVFSPMSSPASPVSPTMMRSPAGYHPGYSYQSGGFRSDPRSSRPGPRTIGSQSSVASDKDYF is encoded by the coding sequence ATGGCGTCGAAGAATCTGATTATGCGAAAAAGTTTGGAGAAGGATCGCGGCGGATTGCCCCGAAGCGGAAGAGGTCCCGTAGAGCAGAAGTGCCCCGTATTTCCCGTTCACTATCTGGGTAAGATGCCAGCCAGGGGCGAGTACGGAAGAGAATACATTTCTGAGCCTGTCGAGGCCCTTATGAAGCTAAAAGACCGACAGAAGTCGCCCAAGAAATCGGCCCTGCAGATCTCGGAAAAGGGGTTCCATTTCCTGGACTTGAACGGAGCATTCGGTAAGGAGAAACACGTTTTGATCCCAATTCATCATATCTGCTATGGAGTAGCTGATGAACAGCATCCGAAAGTGTTCGCTATCATTACCAGGACTGACTCCAATCCAGAGAACAGCTTATTCGAATGTCATGCCTTTCACTGTGAACGAAAAAAGGAAGCCAGTGAGATCACATATTGGTTGCTTCGTACATTCCTTGAAGTGTTTGAAGACTTGCAGAAGCGAAGACGAATGCGACAGGAGCGCAAGATGCTCAGACAGCAGAGTGCTATGAGTGGTCCTTCATTTGATCTCTCCCCTCCCACATCACCTACGGAATCATTAACTGCTGCTGAATTGACCATGTACTCTGTTATTCTTGATGGCTCAAAGACGAAAGGTGCTGCAGTGCGTTTGGCAAGGAGTCATGGTCAGAACCGACCGGTCAGTTTTCCACCAGGGCAATCTGCCCTAGATCCTACAGCGGTGCCTCCGCAAGCTCATGGTGGACATCCTTCACCAAGGGAAGTCTACAATGGATCTGGTCCAGGAATGGTCTACGCACCACCTCCGGGTCCCAGGATGATGGCTGAAAACAAAGTGGATGTCCAGGGAAGGCCAATCCAGCCACCCATCTCGCGCCATTATGATCCTCGAGCATCTATACCTACAGCTGAAATGGCTCAGTATCCTCAACGGGCACCTAAACCTACAAACACACCTGGTGATGCGCACCAGCATCCGGATGCCTTCAAAAAGCAAAACGGTGCTCGATACTATAAAAATCCCGCTCTGCCACGATCCCGTTCTTCCACCGGAAACACCTCTTCTACCGATGAGAGCAACTCAACCCTCTTCAGCGATTCCTTCAGCGGGGTAAGCCGAGACGAATCCgactttattttcattgaaatgctCCAGGAAGAATTCGGTGGTCTCGATCTCTCACCAACTGGTGGCAAACCAGGCATCAGCGGACGGACCAATTCTAAGAAAACAAAGAACGGACCTCCCGATCAGAAATTAAGAAGCGAGGACATTGAGAAACGAGTTCGAGATTGGTTGGAGTACGAGGAAGGGGATGTTGCTGTATTTAGTCCGATGTCATCGCCTGCGAGTCCAGTGTCGCCGACAATGATGAGGAGTCCCGCTGGTTATCATCCAGGATATAGCTACCAAAGTGGTGGCTTTAGGAGTGATCCTAGGAGTAGTAGACCTGGACCTCGGACAATTGGTAGCCAGTCCAGTGTGGCATCTGATAAGGATTATTTCTAG